The DNA segment AGCCCCCGCGTGATGTCGATCGATCTCTACCGCGACGGCGACCACTACGTCCTCGCCGCAGACCTCCCGGGGATCGACCCCGGATCGGTCGACCTCGACGTCGACGGGCAGTTGCTGACCCTTCGCGCCGAGCGCACCTCCCGTTCCGACGGGGACGCCAAGTGGCTCGTGCGCGAACGCCCTGCGGGATCCTTCCTCCGTCAGATCACGCTCGGTGACGGCCTCGACACGCAGAAGATCAGCGCCCACTACGAGAACGGCGTGCTGAGCGTGATCATCCCCGTCAGCGAGCAGGCGAAGCCGCGCAAAATCGCCATCACGTCCGCGGCAGCCGCCGACCACCAGGTGACGACGGGCTAGCCCCGTATCCGGATGGCGGGGGCGACCCCGCCATCCGGGGAGCCGGATCGTGAACGAATCGCGCGGCGGATGGCGCCGCTACGACAACACGTTCTTCCCCGTCTTCCACGAGCGCTTCGAGGAGCGATGGGGCGAGGGAACCGCTCCGTTCCTCGAGCCCGCCGTGTACGACGAGGACCAGCCGCGCCCGCGAGCGCAGTGGATCAACGTCGACACCGGGGCGGCGGTCGCCGTCGTCCCCGTCTGGGAGGACGATCCGACGACGCGCTCGTTCGCAGTGTTCTACCTCCCGCCGAGCGGCGGCATCTGGGTGCTGCGCCCACCGGGCCTGGCCGCATACATCGAGGAGGCGGTCGGCGGCACGGCCGCCGCGGACCGGTCCATCGCACTCCGCAACGATTCGTTCCGGAAGGCGGTCGCGCACGCGGAGGCATTCATCTTCGGGCGATGACGGCGTCGGCGGTGCCCGCCAGCCCGCGGGCTCAGAGCCGCCCGGTCGCCTTCAGGTCGAGGTAGCGGTCCGCGAGTGCAGGAGGCAGGTCGGCGGGTCCCGCCGCCACCGTGTCCGCCCCGAGGCGGCGGACCGCGGCGGCAACCCGGTCGGCGTCCAGCCGGCTGCGCTCGGCGGCGGCGGCGGCGTACGCCTCGGCGAGGTCGCCGCGCCGTTCCGCGGCGTCGGCGAGCGCCGGGTCGGCGACGGATGCCACGACCACGCGGTGCCGCGCCGTGAGCTGCGGCAGCACCGCGAGCAGCCCGCGCGCGCTGCCGGGGGAGTCGGCCGCGGTGAGCAGCACCACGAGTGCCCGTCGACTCGTGACCTGCCTGACCTGGGCGGGAACGCCGGCCCAGTCGGCCTCGATCAGCTCGGCATCGACGTCGGCCATGGCATCCACCATCCGGGCCAGCAGGTCCGCACCGTTCGCACCGTGCACGCGACCGCGGAGACGGCGGTCCCACAGGAGCAGGTCGACCCGGTCGCCCGCATGGCTCGCG comes from the Agromyces marinus genome and includes:
- a CDS encoding Hsp20/alpha crystallin family protein, producing MAMYWDPIREIDRLTESMLDAARSPRVMSIDLYRDGDHYVLAADLPGIDPGSVDLDVDGQLLTLRAERTSRSDGDAKWLVRERPAGSFLRQITLGDGLDTQKISAHYENGVLSVIIPVSEQAKPRKIAITSAAAADHQVTTG